The following proteins are encoded in a genomic region of Acidobacteriota bacterium:
- a CDS encoding dihydrolipoamide succinyltransferase: MVIQVKVPAVGESVSEAVVGRWFKESGDYVRVDEPVCEIESEKATMELNAEAAGRLTVTVPTGRTVPIGAVIAEIDTAAAPPAGVAAPPRA, translated from the coding sequence ATGGTGATCCAAGTGAAGGTGCCCGCCGTCGGCGAATCCGTGAGCGAGGCCGTCGTGGGCCGCTGGTTCAAGGAATCCGGCGACTACGTCCGGGTCGACGAGCCCGTCTGCGAGATCGAGTCGGAAAAGGCCACTATGGAACTCAACGCCGAAGCGGCCGGCCGGCTGACGGTGACCGTGCCCACGGGCCGGACCGTCCCCATCGGCGCGGTCATCGCCGAGATCGACACCGCCGCGGCGCCGCCCGCGGGCGTCGCCGCGCCGCCGCGCGCC